One Prevotella melaninogenica DNA window includes the following coding sequences:
- the gcvPA gene encoding aminomethyl-transferring glycine dehydrogenase subunit GcvPA — protein MIHKFLPHTGEDIQQMLDRIGIKKLEDLYAEVPESIRFKGDYDIPETMSELEIRAFFEKLGQKNDKLTCFAGGGVYDHYAPSVIQNLLSRSEFLTSYTPYQAEISQGTLHYIFEFQSMMAELTGMDIANASMYEGTTATAEAMMVAFDNAKKADTVLYSETLCKNVIGVLKTYAHFHGIKLKAIKAVDGETSHEDLKNQLQAGGVAGVIVQQPNRHGIIEDFTGFADTCHEEKALFIINSVAADLALLKTPGEWGADIAIGDIQSLGLPMAFGGPYAGYMCSTEKLMRKLPGRIVGKTCDSRGQRVFALTLQAREQHIRRQKATSNICSNQSLMALYATIYMSMMGKEGIKEAAQIGYDGAHYLCEQLLSTGKVKLVHNKPFFNEFLIQMEERDTFFDKAIKQGILPGIKVDDDKLLIAVTEKRTKEEIDTLVGLL, from the coding sequence ATGATTCATAAGTTTTTACCTCACACAGGTGAGGATATACAACAGATGCTTGACCGTATTGGCATAAAGAAGCTTGAAGACCTATATGCTGAAGTACCTGAGAGCATCCGTTTCAAGGGAGATTATGATATTCCTGAGACGATGAGCGAGTTAGAAATACGCGCTTTCTTTGAGAAACTTGGACAAAAGAATGATAAGCTTACTTGCTTCGCAGGTGGAGGAGTATATGACCACTATGCACCAAGTGTTATTCAGAATCTTCTCAGTCGTTCGGAGTTTCTTACATCATATACCCCCTATCAAGCTGAAATATCACAAGGAACACTCCATTATATCTTTGAGTTCCAAAGTATGATGGCTGAACTTACTGGTATGGATATTGCCAACGCTTCTATGTATGAAGGCACTACAGCAACAGCTGAGGCTATGATGGTGGCTTTCGATAATGCAAAGAAGGCTGACACTGTATTATATTCTGAGACCTTATGCAAGAATGTCATTGGTGTATTAAAGACTTACGCACATTTCCATGGCATCAAACTCAAGGCTATCAAGGCGGTTGATGGTGAGACTTCACACGAAGACTTAAAGAACCAATTACAGGCAGGTGGTGTGGCTGGAGTTATCGTACAACAGCCTAATCGACATGGTATTATTGAAGACTTTACAGGCTTTGCCGATACTTGTCATGAAGAAAAGGCATTGTTCATTATTAACAGTGTTGCAGCTGACCTTGCTTTATTAAAGACACCAGGAGAATGGGGTGCAGACATTGCTATAGGCGATATTCAGAGTCTTGGGCTTCCAATGGCATTTGGTGGACCATACGCTGGCTACATGTGTTCAACTGAAAAGCTAATGCGTAAGCTCCCTGGTCGTATCGTGGGTAAGACATGTGATAGCCGTGGACAGCGTGTATTCGCACTGACCCTACAAGCACGTGAGCAGCATATTCGCCGTCAGAAAGCAACGTCAAACATCTGTTCTAACCAAAGTTTGATGGCACTTTATGCCACTATCTACATGAGTATGATGGGAAAAGAGGGTATAAAGGAAGCAGCACAGATAGGCTATGATGGTGCACATTACCTTTGCGAACAACTCCTTAGTACAGGTAAAGTTAAGCTTGTTCACAACAAGCCTTTCTTTAATGAGTTCCTTATTCAAATGGAGGAACGCGACACCTTCTTCGACAAGGCTATCAAACAGGGCATTCTCCCAGGTATCAAGGTTGATGATGACAAACTCCTTATTGCCGTTACAGAGAAACGTACGAAAGAGGAGATTGATACACTCGTCGGATTATTATAG
- a CDS encoding PhoH family protein, producing MIEKHIVLEDIDPVVFYGVGNGHLQMIKSLFPKLRIVARDNVIRILGDEEEMVKIEEDIETMRKHVERYNTITEEDILDIVKGRKTKADAVKDVLVYSVSGRPIKGRSEHQQQLIDAFEKSDMIFAVGPAGTGKTYLSIALAVKALKEKAAKKIILSRPAVEAGEKLGFLPGDMKDKIDPYLQPLYDALEDMIPAVKLQDMMDKHIIQIAPLAFMRGRTLSDAVVILDEAQNTTPAQIRMFLTRMGWNTKMVITGDLTQIDLPHAEKSGLKEALSILNGVDGISVVNLDKKDIVRHKLVTRIVNAYEAHDKANKR from the coding sequence TTGATAGAGAAGCATATAGTTCTTGAAGATATAGACCCAGTAGTCTTCTATGGGGTTGGCAATGGTCACCTCCAAATGATAAAATCACTCTTCCCTAAGTTGAGAATTGTTGCAAGAGACAATGTTATTCGCATCTTAGGTGATGAAGAAGAGATGGTAAAGATTGAAGAAGACATTGAAACCATGCGTAAGCATGTGGAGCGGTATAACACCATTACAGAAGAGGACATCCTTGATATCGTGAAAGGTCGTAAGACCAAAGCTGATGCGGTAAAGGACGTCCTTGTTTATTCTGTATCGGGCAGACCTATCAAAGGTCGTTCGGAGCATCAGCAGCAACTGATTGATGCCTTCGAAAAAAGCGATATGATATTTGCTGTTGGACCAGCAGGAACGGGTAAAACTTATCTCAGTATAGCTTTGGCTGTAAAAGCTCTTAAGGAAAAAGCTGCAAAGAAGATTATCTTATCACGCCCAGCCGTTGAAGCTGGTGAGAAACTTGGATTCCTTCCAGGTGATATGAAGGATAAGATTGACCCCTATCTGCAACCACTTTATGACGCTTTAGAGGACATGATTCCAGCTGTAAAACTACAGGATATGATGGATAAACATATCATACAGATTGCTCCATTGGCATTCATGCGAGGACGAACACTGAGTGATGCTGTAGTAATCCTTGATGAAGCACAGAATACAACACCAGCACAAATCCGTATGTTCTTAACACGTATGGGCTGGAATACAAAGATGGTTATCACAGGTGACTTGACGCAGATTGACCTCCCTCATGCAGAGAAGAGCGGATTAAAGGAAGCACTTTCTATTCTAAATGGTGTGGATGGTATCTCGGTTGTCAATCTTGATAAAAAAGACATTGTAAGACACAAATTAGTTACGCGTATCGTGAATGCATACGAAGCACACGATAAAGCTAACAAGAGATAG
- a CDS encoding shikimate dehydrogenase family protein, with translation MDKYGLIGYPLGHSFSIGYFNEKFENEHINAQYINFEIPSIEDFKEVVDANPQLRGLNVTIPYKEQVIPYLDSLSPEAKAIGAVNVIRVTHKGNKTILKGFNSDVIGFTRSIEPLLERHHKKALILGTGGASKAINYGLKSLGLETKFVSRTKRADVFTYEEITPEIIREYNVIVNCTPLGMYPNTEVCPSLPYEAMDSHTLLYDLLYNPDETLFMAKGREHGAIVKNGLEMLLLQAFASWEFWEGEEQK, from the coding sequence ATGGACAAGTACGGACTAATTGGCTACCCATTAGGGCACTCTTTCTCTATTGGCTATTTCAATGAGAAATTCGAGAACGAACACATCAATGCCCAATATATCAACTTTGAAATTCCATCAATAGAGGATTTCAAAGAGGTTGTTGATGCTAATCCTCAATTACGTGGACTGAATGTGACCATTCCTTATAAGGAGCAGGTAATTCCTTATCTTGATAGTCTTAGTCCAGAAGCTAAAGCTATTGGCGCTGTAAATGTTATTCGTGTCACCCACAAAGGCAATAAAACAATACTTAAAGGCTTCAATAGTGATGTGATTGGCTTCACACGTAGCATTGAACCTTTACTTGAACGCCACCATAAAAAGGCGCTTATCCTCGGCACTGGTGGTGCATCGAAGGCTATCAACTATGGACTAAAGTCGCTCGGACTGGAAACGAAGTTCGTATCACGTACGAAACGAGCTGATGTCTTCACCTACGAAGAAATAACTCCTGAGATTATTCGTGAGTATAATGTGATTGTTAATTGTACTCCACTCGGCATGTACCCCAATACGGAGGTATGCCCATCACTTCCATACGAGGCTATGGACAGCCACACACTACTCTACGACCTACTATACAACCCTGATGAAACCTTATTTATGGCAAAGGGTCGTGAGCATGGAGCTATTGTAAAAAATGGTCTTGAAATGCTTCTTCTACAGGCTTTCGCAAGCTGGGAGTTTTGGGAAGGAGAAGAACAGAAATAA
- the ubiE gene encoding bifunctional demethylmenaquinone methyltransferase/2-methoxy-6-polyprenyl-1,4-benzoquinol methylase UbiE has product MYEQEKIKPYDGEGEKGKLIEEMFDNIAPTYDTLNHRLSGNIDKGWRKKAIRQLQPFRPKQMLDIATGTGDFAILAAKELKPEHLIGADISEGMMAIGREKVKAAGLSDVISFQKEDCLNLSFPDNTFDAVTAAFGIRNFQNLDKGLAEICRVLKKGGHLSIVELTTPVKFPMKQLFRIYSNTFLLNYAKFISKDKSAYEYLNKTVEAFPQGEKMMEIFQKAGFAKSSFRRLTFGICTMYFAEK; this is encoded by the coding sequence ATGTACGAGCAGGAAAAGATTAAGCCCTATGATGGAGAGGGCGAGAAAGGAAAACTAATAGAAGAAATGTTTGATAACATCGCACCAACTTACGACACCCTAAATCATCGACTTTCTGGAAATATTGATAAGGGATGGCGTAAGAAAGCTATTCGTCAGTTGCAGCCTTTCCGTCCAAAGCAGATGCTTGACATTGCTACAGGTACTGGCGACTTTGCCATTCTTGCAGCCAAAGAGCTGAAGCCAGAACATCTTATCGGTGCAGATATTTCTGAAGGTATGATGGCTATCGGTCGTGAGAAGGTAAAAGCTGCAGGACTGAGTGACGTCATTTCTTTCCAGAAGGAAGACTGTCTTAACCTTTCTTTTCCTGACAATACGTTTGATGCTGTGACAGCAGCATTCGGTATTCGTAACTTCCAGAACCTCGACAAAGGACTTGCCGAGATTTGTCGTGTACTGAAGAAGGGCGGACATCTAAGCATAGTAGAACTGACAACGCCTGTTAAGTTCCCTATGAAACAACTTTTCCGCATCTATTCTAACACATTCTTGCTGAACTATGCTAAGTTTATCTCAAAAGATAAAAGTGCATACGAATACCTTAACAAGACTGTTGAGGCTTTCCCACAAGGCGAAAAGATGATGGAGATATTCCAAAAAGCAGGCTTTGCGAAAAGCTCTTTCCGCCGATTGACATTCGGTATCTGTACAATGTATTTTGCAGAGAAATAA
- the gcvPB gene encoding aminomethyl-transferring glycine dehydrogenase subunit GcvPB, whose amino-acid sequence MNNKLYGNLIFELSHPGRRAYSLPENRFGHHPLPDFCKREKDAELPECDEMTVVRHYTNHSENNFGVDNGFYPLGSCTMKYNPVINEEIASMPCFTTLHPHQPIETVQGALEVEYNIQRALASITGMAEVTLNPYAGAHGELTGLILIASYHQQRGDTKRTKVIVPDSAHGTNPASAAVCGLEIVEVKSTAEGLVDVNDLKPLLGDDIAGMMMTNPNTLGLFEKDIPEIAKLIHDCGGLLYYDGANLNPLLGAARPGDMGFDVIHLNLHKTFSTPHGGGGPGAGPVGVGEKLIPFLPKPHVKKTKDGFVIDNPDTTGEFSSDNIRISGYLGNFLVILRAYTYILTLGKKHLKEVGPFATLNANYIKECLKDDYELPIDTLCKHEFVFDGLKDKSTGVTTMDVAKRLLDYGYHAPTIYFPLLFHEAMMIEPTETESKDTIDGFIEVMHTIAKEALENPELVKGAPYNTPIGRVDDVLAAKHPILTYRQLVNDVEENV is encoded by the coding sequence ATGAATAATAAACTATATGGCAATCTGATATTTGAGTTGTCACATCCAGGAAGACGTGCTTACAGCCTCCCTGAGAATCGTTTTGGGCATCATCCTTTACCCGACTTCTGCAAACGAGAGAAAGATGCAGAGCTACCAGAATGTGATGAGATGACGGTTGTACGTCATTATACTAATCATAGTGAGAATAACTTTGGCGTTGATAATGGTTTCTATCCTTTAGGCTCTTGTACGATGAAGTACAATCCTGTCATCAACGAAGAGATAGCTTCAATGCCATGCTTTACAACCCTTCACCCCCACCAACCTATTGAAACAGTCCAAGGTGCACTGGAGGTTGAATACAATATTCAACGTGCTCTTGCTTCTATTACGGGTATGGCAGAAGTCACGCTTAACCCATACGCTGGTGCGCATGGCGAGTTAACAGGTTTGATACTCATAGCATCTTACCATCAACAGCGTGGTGACACAAAGCGAACAAAGGTTATCGTACCTGACTCTGCTCATGGTACTAACCCTGCCTCTGCTGCTGTTTGTGGTTTAGAGATTGTGGAAGTAAAGAGTACAGCTGAGGGACTTGTTGATGTCAACGACTTAAAACCGCTCTTGGGTGATGACATTGCGGGCATGATGATGACCAATCCTAACACCTTAGGTCTCTTTGAGAAAGATATTCCAGAGATTGCTAAGCTCATACATGACTGCGGCGGTCTGCTATACTATGATGGTGCCAACCTCAATCCACTATTAGGTGCAGCACGTCCTGGAGACATGGGATTTGATGTTATTCACCTCAATCTACACAAGACATTCTCTACACCACATGGTGGAGGTGGCCCTGGTGCTGGTCCTGTCGGTGTCGGTGAGAAACTAATTCCATTCCTACCAAAGCCACATGTAAAGAAGACGAAGGATGGTTTTGTTATTGACAATCCAGATACGACAGGAGAATTCTCATCTGATAATATTCGTATTAGTGGTTACTTAGGCAATTTCCTCGTTATTCTTCGTGCCTACACTTATATACTCACACTTGGCAAGAAGCATCTCAAGGAGGTTGGACCATTTGCAACTCTAAATGCGAACTATATCAAGGAATGTCTAAAGGATGATTACGAACTTCCTATTGACACACTTTGTAAACACGAGTTTGTATTCGATGGCTTGAAAGATAAGAGTACCGGTGTAACAACAATGGATGTTGCCAAACGCCTACTCGATTATGGCTATCATGCTCCAACAATATATTTCCCACTTCTGTTCCATGAGGCTATGATGATTGAACCAACAGAAACAGAAAGTAAGGACACTATTGATGGATTTATAGAGGTGATGCATACCATTGCAAAAGAGGCTCTTGAGAACCCAGAGCTTGTTAAGGGAGCACCATACAACACACCTATTGGACGTGTAGATGATGTCCTTGCAGCTAAGCATCCAATCCTGACTTATCGTCAGCTTGTCAACGACGTAGAGGAGAATGTATAG
- a CDS encoding phosphoribosylaminoimidazolesuccinocarboxamide synthase, with protein MKALTKTEFHFDGQKSVYHGKVRDVYDINDDLIVMVATDRISAFDVVLPKGIPFKGQVLNQIAAKFLDLTTDICPNWKLATPDPMVTVGLKCEGFRVEMIIRSILTGSAWRAYKDGCREICGVKLPDGMRENERFPEPIVTPTTKADEGHDMNISKEEIIEQGIVSAEDYAIIEDWTRKLFARGQEIAAKQGLILVDTKYEFGKRDGQCYLIDEIHTPDSSRYFYAEGYEEKFEKGEPQKQLSKEFLRQWLIEHNFMNEPGQTMPEITDEYAETVSDRYIELYEHITGEKFDKAVEDGDIAARIEKNVKQYLASRK; from the coding sequence ATGAAAGCATTAACAAAAACTGAATTCCATTTCGATGGACAGAAGAGTGTGTATCACGGCAAAGTACGTGATGTGTATGACATCAACGACGATCTTATCGTCATGGTAGCTACCGACCGAATCTCAGCATTCGATGTTGTACTACCTAAAGGAATACCGTTCAAAGGACAGGTTTTGAACCAGATTGCTGCCAAGTTCCTTGACCTGACAACAGACATCTGTCCTAACTGGAAGTTGGCTACTCCTGATCCAATGGTAACCGTTGGTCTGAAGTGTGAAGGCTTTCGTGTTGAAATGATTATCCGTTCAATCCTTACAGGTTCTGCATGGCGTGCCTACAAGGACGGATGTCGCGAGATTTGTGGCGTAAAACTCCCTGATGGTATGCGTGAGAACGAGCGTTTCCCAGAGCCAATCGTAACTCCAACTACTAAGGCTGACGAAGGTCACGACATGAACATCTCTAAGGAAGAGATTATTGAGCAGGGTATTGTTTCTGCAGAAGACTATGCAATCATCGAAGACTGGACACGCAAACTCTTTGCACGTGGTCAGGAGATTGCTGCAAAGCAGGGCTTGATACTCGTTGATACAAAGTATGAGTTCGGTAAGCGTGATGGTCAGTGCTACCTCATTGATGAGATTCACACACCAGACTCAAGCCGCTACTTCTATGCAGAAGGTTACGAGGAGAAATTTGAGAAGGGCGAACCACAGAAGCAGCTTTCTAAGGAATTCCTTCGTCAGTGGCTTATCGAACACAACTTTATGAATGAGCCAGGACAGACAATGCCTGAGATTACAGATGAATATGCTGAGACAGTTAGCGACCGTTATATCGAGCTTTACGAGCATATCACAGGCGAGAAGTTTGACAAGGCTGTTGAAGATGGTGATATTGCTGCACGTATCGAGAAGAATGTAAAGCAGTATCTGGCTTCAAGAAAGTAA
- a CDS encoding 4Fe-4S binding protein has protein sequence MKKLQQLFLLLACILVLAVAAVQRDGKLLGNRVFSNDKKEAKNKIDTLRTLDDGRVVINTTYLAKDVKGFGGAVPLEIYLKKGKVQQVKALHNSETPEFFQEASELLNRWNGKTTEQALAMKVDGVTGATYSSNAIIGNMKAGLQYAAKNVKETSFFDRLDLRAKTIIGFIVVLMAAIIPLFVKNKRYRIFQLLLNFVVLGLWGGTFISWSVLVDFMSGGMNVWISLIPIIMLITAFIYPLFGKKNYYCTHVCPLGSVQELAGMTNHNKLKMSKQTVQYLEHFRKLLFWVLMILMLAGVWSQWMDYELFVAFIFKSAAWVIILIAVVFILLSFFVPRPYCRFVCPMGSLLKLPTTKVTKWV, from the coding sequence ATGAAGAAACTACAACAATTATTTTTGTTATTAGCCTGCATATTGGTTTTGGCAGTTGCGGCAGTACAACGTGATGGAAAACTATTGGGTAATCGTGTGTTCAGTAACGATAAAAAAGAGGCAAAAAATAAGATAGATACCCTTCGTACATTAGATGATGGTAGGGTTGTTATCAATACCACTTATTTAGCAAAGGATGTGAAGGGATTTGGAGGTGCTGTCCCTTTAGAGATTTATCTTAAGAAAGGAAAAGTTCAACAGGTAAAGGCATTACATAATTCTGAGACCCCCGAATTCTTCCAAGAAGCCAGTGAATTATTAAATCGGTGGAATGGTAAAACGACCGAGCAGGCGTTGGCTATGAAGGTTGACGGCGTAACAGGAGCAACTTACTCTTCAAATGCTATTATTGGAAACATGAAGGCTGGTTTACAGTATGCGGCTAAGAATGTGAAAGAGACTTCGTTCTTCGATAGACTTGACTTACGAGCAAAGACGATAATTGGTTTTATTGTTGTTCTTATGGCAGCTATTATTCCATTGTTTGTTAAGAACAAGCGTTATCGTATCTTCCAGCTCTTATTGAACTTTGTGGTTTTAGGCCTTTGGGGAGGAACATTCATTTCATGGTCTGTTCTTGTTGATTTCATGTCTGGTGGTATGAATGTATGGATATCATTGATTCCTATCATTATGTTGATAACAGCCTTCATTTATCCCCTTTTTGGTAAGAAGAATTACTACTGTACACATGTTTGTCCGTTAGGCTCTGTACAAGAGTTGGCGGGAATGACAAATCATAATAAGTTGAAGATGAGCAAACAGACGGTACAATATCTTGAACATTTCCGTAAACTATTGTTTTGGGTGTTAATGATCTTGATGCTTGCAGGTGTCTGGTCACAGTGGATGGATTATGAATTGTTTGTAGCTTTTATATTCAAATCAGCAGCTTGGGTAATTATTCTGATAGCTGTTGTGTTTATCTTGCTGTCATTCTTTGTGCCACGTCCTTATTGTCGCTTTGTCTGTCCAATGGGAAGTCTATTAAAGTTGCCTACAACTAAGGTTACAAAGTGGGTGTAG
- the gcvH gene encoding glycine cleavage system protein GcvH — protein sequence MAKVIEGLYYSESHEFVKVVGSVGYIGITDYAQHALGNIVYVDMPDVDDDIEVDEDFGAIESVKAASDLKSPVSGKVIEVNEALEDEPDLLNKDAYENWIIKVELTDTAELKNLMDAKAYEEFCAE from the coding sequence ATGGCAAAAGTAATTGAAGGACTCTATTATTCAGAGTCACATGAGTTCGTGAAAGTAGTTGGCAGTGTTGGCTATATTGGTATTACCGATTATGCACAGCACGCTTTAGGTAACATCGTATATGTTGATATGCCAGATGTAGACGATGACATTGAAGTAGACGAAGATTTCGGTGCTATCGAGAGTGTTAAAGCTGCTTCAGACCTCAAGTCTCCAGTCTCAGGTAAGGTTATCGAAGTTAATGAGGCATTGGAAGATGAACCAGACTTGCTCAATAAAGATGCATACGAAAACTGGATTATAAAAGTTGAACTTACAGATACTGCAGAGCTGAAGAATCTTATGGATGCTAAAGCTTACGAAGAATTCTGTGCAGAATAA
- the gcvT gene encoding glycine cleavage system aminomethyltransferase GcvT, protein MTNKRTCLYDKHVALGALITPFAGFDMPIQYTGIIDEHNAVREHCGVFDVSHMGEVIVSGPDADKFINHIFTNDVNGLAAGKVLYGMICYPDGGVVDDTCICKLDDHLYLMTINASNIDKDVAWIEQNAEDFDVVIENKSEAYGQLAIQGPKAESMLEDVLGLACKELKFYEVKRLQQDGTEVIVSRTGYTGEDGFEVYGTPEHIVKIWDKLIEAGVKPCGLGCRDTLRFEVGMPLYGNELSDKITPVMAGLSMFVKFDKEEFIGKEALLKQKTEGVSQRLRGIELDDNAIPRHGYKVLKDGVEVGEVTTGYHLISVDKSCAVALVDASVQMGDRLEIQIRKKTFPGTVVKKKFYENHYKK, encoded by the coding sequence ATGACAAACAAAAGAACATGTCTATATGACAAACACGTAGCATTAGGCGCACTTATTACTCCTTTTGCAGGTTTTGATATGCCCATCCAATATACAGGAATTATTGATGAGCATAACGCAGTAAGAGAACATTGCGGAGTTTTTGATGTGTCTCACATGGGAGAGGTAATAGTATCAGGTCCCGATGCTGACAAGTTTATTAACCATATCTTCACAAATGACGTAAACGGACTTGCTGCGGGTAAGGTGCTTTACGGTATGATTTGCTATCCTGATGGTGGAGTTGTAGATGACACATGTATTTGTAAACTTGACGACCACTTGTATCTCATGACAATCAATGCTTCCAATATTGATAAGGACGTAGCATGGATTGAACAGAACGCAGAAGATTTCGATGTTGTTATTGAGAACAAGAGCGAAGCTTATGGTCAGTTAGCAATTCAAGGTCCAAAGGCTGAAAGCATGTTAGAAGATGTGCTCGGGCTTGCTTGCAAAGAATTGAAGTTCTATGAGGTTAAGCGCCTTCAGCAAGATGGTACTGAGGTTATCGTTTCTCGTACAGGATACACTGGAGAAGACGGTTTTGAAGTTTATGGCACACCAGAACATATCGTAAAGATATGGGATAAGTTGATTGAAGCTGGCGTAAAACCTTGCGGATTAGGCTGCCGAGACACCTTGCGTTTTGAGGTAGGAATGCCTCTATATGGCAATGAACTTTCTGATAAGATAACTCCAGTCATGGCTGGTTTATCAATGTTCGTGAAGTTTGATAAAGAAGAGTTTATCGGAAAGGAAGCCCTTTTGAAACAAAAGACAGAAGGTGTCAGCCAGCGTCTCCGTGGTATTGAGTTAGACGATAATGCTATTCCTCGTCATGGATACAAGGTTCTAAAAGATGGTGTAGAAGTTGGTGAAGTCACCACGGGCTACCACCTCATCTCTGTTGATAAGAGTTGTGCTGTCGCATTGGTAGATGCTTCCGTTCAGATGGGTGATAGACTTGAGATCCAAATCCGTAAGAAGACTTTCCCTGGCACTGTTGTTAAGAAGAAATTCTATGAGAATCACTATAAGAAATAA
- a CDS encoding DUF5715 family protein, producing MKQKKKITKNRFLLGFIAVTFLLAIIRLLFPSIAHDRMKALSKGDGDSTHVMEKIDSAKIKAQSTPSNVKMSHFFTSDGSQKKNRIVGVRDYEESFPDSQPQQLEAALRYGVKPVADRADAEKRKSELVYVGSNPYYNMKKLNSSIPYLVPRAAILLQDIARNFMDSLQTKGVPINKLLVSSVLRTKEDVEKLRRHNHNATENSCHLYGTTFDIAYNKYASVTRPVTNDTLKWVLSEVLNDLRSQGRCFIKHEKHQCCFHITVR from the coding sequence ATGAAACAAAAAAAGAAGATAACAAAGAATCGTTTTTTATTGGGCTTCATTGCTGTAACTTTTCTTTTAGCCATCATAAGGTTACTGTTTCCGTCTATCGCTCATGATAGGATGAAAGCATTATCCAAAGGTGATGGTGATAGCACGCATGTCATGGAAAAAATTGACTCAGCTAAGATTAAAGCTCAATCAACTCCAAGTAATGTTAAGATGTCTCATTTCTTTACATCAGATGGTTCACAGAAGAAAAACAGAATCGTTGGTGTAAGAGATTATGAAGAGAGCTTCCCTGATTCGCAGCCACAGCAACTTGAAGCTGCGTTGCGTTATGGTGTGAAGCCTGTTGCTGATCGTGCTGATGCTGAGAAGCGTAAGAGCGAGTTGGTATATGTCGGTAGTAATCCATATTATAATATGAAGAAGTTGAATAGTAGCATACCATATCTTGTGCCACGTGCTGCTATCTTACTTCAAGATATTGCCCGTAACTTTATGGATAGCTTGCAGACAAAGGGAGTGCCTATCAATAAACTTTTAGTTTCAAGCGTATTGAGAACAAAGGAAGATGTTGAGAAACTTCGTCGGCATAATCATAATGCAACAGAGAATAGCTGCCATTTGTATGGTACAACCTTCGACATTGCTTACAATAAATATGCTTCAGTTACTCGTCCTGTGACAAATGATACTCTTAAATGGGTTTTAAGTGAAGTGCTTAACGACTTACGTTCACAAGGACGATGCTTCATAAAGCATGAGAAGCATCAGTGTTGTTTCCATATAACTGTTAGATAG